A window of the Lactuca sativa cultivar Salinas chromosome 5, Lsat_Salinas_v11, whole genome shotgun sequence genome harbors these coding sequences:
- the LOC111899056 gene encoding protein LIFEGUARD 2 — MWDQQPFLKDDIESGSSQPLYPMMLESPELRWSFIRKIYSIVAIQLLLTAAVGSLVVTYHPIVIFFTTTNAGLACYLLLIIAPFITLCPLSYYYQRHPINYLLLGIFTITLAFAVGLTCSFTSGKVILEAVILTAVVVVSLTGFTFWAAKRGYDFNFLGPFLFGAVMVLIVFSFIQIFFPLGKISVMIYGGLSAIVFCGYIVYDTDNLIKRYTYDEYIWAAVALYLDIINLFISLLTILRAADT, encoded by the exons ATGTGGGATCAACAACCGTTTCTAAAAGACGACATCGAGTCGGGATCAAGTCAGCCGCTGTACCCGATGATGTTGGAGTCACCGGAGCTACGGTGGTCGTTTATTCGTAAGATATACTCAATCGTCGCCATACAATTACTCCTCACCGCCGCCGTCGGCTCCCTCGTCGTCACGTATCATCCGATCGTCATTTTTTTCACCACCACTAACGCCGGATTAGCTTGTTACCTTCTTCTCATCATTGCTCCATTCATCA CTTTGTGCCCATTGTCGTACTATTATCAGCGCCATCCCATCAATTATCTTCTTCTTGGGATCTTCACCATCACTCTTGCTTTTGCTGTTGGTTTGACATGTTCCTTCACTAGTG GGAAAGTTATCTTGGAAGCAGTTATTTTGACTGCTGTGGTGGTGGTGAGTCTCACCGGATTCACATTCTGGGCAGCAAAGAGAGGTTACGACTTCAATTTCTTGGGGCCATTTTTGTTTGGTGCTGTTATGGTGCTTATCGTGTTTTCCTTCATTCAG ATTTTCTTTCCTCTGGGGAAGATTTCAGTGATGATATACGGGGGTTTATCAGCGATCGTGTTCTGTGGTTACATTGTTTATGATACTGACAATCTAATAAAACGATACACTTACGATGAGTATATATGGGCTGCTGTGGCTCTATACCTCGATATCATCAATCTTTTCATTTCATTGCTTACCATTTTACGAGCTGCAGACACCTAG
- the LOC111899064 gene encoding VAN3-binding protein: protein MDSLWQEQNSGVGFQLPESPRKPMEFLSRSWSDAPLQVSKTLHSISPPSPLIPKAGITANRNTTNSNTTSENNGGVFGVDAAEESVVMTTAASLSGNTFSFASSATSQLVLERIMSQSDISPLASGRLSHSSGPLNPSHMEEIDSPHISPSDEYDDVVKFLRANNTLQPLFANGRSGHGCSTTPAGKTVGRWLKERREKKKEETRAHNAQLHAAVSVAGVAAAVATIAAATAAASSLQKDEHIAKTNMAVASAATLVAAQCVEAAEAMGAEREHLVAAVSSAVNVKSHGDILTLTAAAATALRGAATLKARALKEVWNIAAVIPVERGGLKESKSQGKNNVYCEQPPLPPEENFLGICNQELLARGSELLKRTRNGDLHWKVVSVYIHRTGQVMLKMKSKHVGSTITKKKKNVVLEVVKNMAAWPGRHLFDGGEERRYFGLRTVGRGLVEFECRTQREYDMWTQGVSRLLSMVDERKFNK from the exons ATGGACAGTTTATGGCAGGAGCAGAATTCTGGTGTTGGGTTTCAGTTGCCGGAGAGTCCACGGAAGCCGATGGAGTTTTTATCAAGATCATGGAGTGATGCTCCGCTTCAAGTCTCCAAAACTCTGCATTCTATTTCTCCGCCGTCTCCGTTGATTCCTAAGGCCGGAATAACCGCTAATAGAAACACCACAAATTCGAATACTACGTCGGAGAACAACGGTGGTGTTTTCGGCGTCGATGCAGCGGAGGAGTCGGTGGTTATGACGACGGCGGCTTCGCTTTCAGGCAACACATTTTCGTTTGCTTCCTCCGCCACTTCGCAACTCGTGCTTGAACGAATCATGTCTCAGTCG GATATATCGCCATTAGCATCAGGGAGGCTGTCACACAGTAGTGGACCACTTAATCCATCGCACATGGAAGAAATCGACAGTCCACATATATCACCCTCCGATGAGTATGACGACGTCGTTAAG TTTTTGCGGGCCAACAACACCCTGCAACCCTTGTTTGCCAATGGTCGAAGCGGACATGGGTGTAGCACCACCCCTGCTGGAAAAACAGTAGGAAGGTGGTTAaaggaaaggagagagaaaaagaaagaagagACACGAGCTCACAACGCACAGCTCCATGCTGCTGTGTCAGTTGCTGGAGTGGCAGCAGCAGTAGCTACTATTGCTGCTGCCACTGCAGCAGCATCGTCTTTACAAAAAGACGAACACATAGCCAAGACCAATATGGCCGTGGCCTCCGCCGCAACTTTGGTTGCTGCACAGTGTGTCGAGGCTGCGGAGGCCATGGGAGCTGAACGCGAACACCTTGTTGCCGCGGTCAGCTCTGCGGTTAATGTAAAATCCCATGGAGATATTTTAACTCTCACCGCTGCTGCTGCAACCG CTTTACGTGGTGCAGCAACGTTGAAGGCGAGAGCATTGAAGGAAGTATGGAATATTGCAGCAGTAATACCAGTGGAGCGAGGGGGTCTTAAAGAAAGCAAAAGTCAAGGAAAGAACAATGTCTACTGTGAGCAGCCTCCCCTTCCCCCTGAAGAGAATTTTCTTGGGATCTGTAACCAAGAACTCTTAGCCAGGGGGAGTGAGCTACTCAAACGCACTCGTAATG GTGATCTTCATTGGAAAGTTGTGTCTGTTTACATTCATCGCACTGGTCAAGTGATGCTAAAGATGAAGAGCAAACATGTCGGTTCTACCATTACCAAAAAGAAGAAAA ATGTGGTGTTGGAGGTTGTCAAGAACATGGCGGCATGGCCAGGGAGGCATTTGTTTGATGGCGGAGAGGAGCGGCGGTATTTTGGGCTGAGGACAGTTGGGCGTGGATTGGTGGAGTTTGAATGCAGGACACAAAGAGAATACGATATGTGGACTCAAGGTGTTTCAAGACTTCTTTCCATGGTAGATGAAAGGAAGTTCAACAAATAA